In a single window of the candidate division WOR-3 bacterium genome:
- the dnaN gene encoding DNA polymerase III subunit beta, whose translation MNFVVQKDVLLENLRNVASVITPRATYPVLQNAYLEVTDNYLILKATDLDTYIESRVPLVSKKKAGKAIVSGRKLLEAVSQLTAEELTFILKENMLVIEVDGAEYRLFTLAPEEYPELPSVPAGNKIIMHPELLKDCFDRAKFAISTRADRPSITGVYLKLEPNQLEMVATDGFQLALIKRAGNFNANLEAIVPPKAFNAFPKNETETTITADSSRISFSFSNTIIICRLIEGPYPDYQRIIPTSHENYLEVATTEFINVLRRAQVFAPPQMKLVVLELSPKKCVVSAETPEIGIAHHEFPATYKGEEMKIGFNIDLLLPICNTIKASKLRIGITTPQAAVTIQPAEKIEDEELLYLLMPITWD comes from the coding sequence ATGAATTTTGTAGTGCAGAAAGATGTGCTTTTAGAAAACTTACGCAATGTGGCTAGTGTCATTACGCCCCGGGCTACATATCCGGTGCTCCAAAATGCTTACTTGGAAGTCACGGATAATTATTTAATCCTAAAAGCCACCGACTTAGATACTTATATTGAAAGCCGCGTGCCCTTGGTCAGTAAGAAAAAAGCCGGCAAAGCGATTGTGTCTGGCCGAAAATTATTAGAGGCCGTTTCGCAATTAACCGCTGAAGAACTTACCTTTATTCTAAAGGAAAACATGCTCGTAATTGAAGTCGACGGCGCCGAATATAGACTTTTCACCCTCGCTCCCGAGGAATATCCCGAACTACCATCCGTGCCGGCAGGTAATAAAATTATTATGCACCCCGAGTTACTTAAAGACTGCTTTGACCGGGCCAAATTTGCCATAAGTACCCGAGCGGATCGGCCCAGCATCACCGGCGTATATCTAAAGTTGGAACCGAATCAACTGGAGATGGTGGCAACTGATGGTTTCCAATTAGCCCTAATAAAACGAGCCGGCAATTTTAATGCCAACTTAGAAGCAATCGTACCACCTAAGGCTTTTAATGCCTTTCCGAAAAACGAAACTGAGACTACAATTACCGCTGATTCCTCAAGGATCAGTTTCAGTTTTTCGAATACCATAATTATCTGCCGGTTGATTGAGGGGCCGTATCCGGATTATCAACGAATTATTCCCACAAGTCATGAGAATTATCTGGAAGTTGCTACTACGGAATTTATTAATGTCCTAAGACGAGCCCAGGTGTTTGCGCCTCCCCAAATGAAATTGGTGGTTTTAGAGCTGAGCCCGAAAAAATGCGTAGTCTCTGCCGAAACTCCAGAGATTGGGATAGCGCATCACGAATTCCCCGCAACCTATAAGGGTGAGGAGATGAAGATCGGATTTAATATCGATTTACTCTTACCAATTTGTAATACGATCAAGGCCAGTAAATTAAGAATAGGAATTACCACACCGCAAGCTGCGGTAACCATCCAACCGGCTGAAAAAATTGAAGACGAAGAACTTTTATATCTTTTAATGCCAATTACTTGGGACTAA
- a CDS encoding CoA-transferase, which translates to MEILQSGEAELFQKPDVWAFRKWVHEHKDKTLREKLMTEQEAIAKFVSDGDYIGTELYGTVRAPMSLTREIIRQGKKHLRLAGQGIHEIDLLLAADLVDTIDITYIGWEVYGISNILRRAVESGRVKTADWSNGAITWRFKAAAMGVPFLPTFSMLGTDTLKYSAAKVVKCPFTGQPVVLLPALFLDVGLIHVHRADKYGNCQIEGISGFAFELARASKKLIVSAEEIIDTEEIRKYPEHTIIPYFLVDAVVHAPFGSHPGEMCYRYWRDEEHLKKFLEDSKDPEKTKAYLDKYVYGVKNHQEYLELIGEERLQKLKQMIGGR; encoded by the coding sequence ATGGAGATCTTACAATCGGGTGAAGCTGAGTTGTTTCAGAAACCGGATGTCTGGGCATTCCGCAAATGGGTGCATGAGCATAAGGACAAGACATTGCGCGAAAAACTAATGACCGAACAGGAAGCTATAGCAAAATTTGTCTCGGATGGTGATTATATCGGCACTGAACTTTATGGCACAGTCCGGGCCCCGATGTCTTTAACCCGCGAGATTATTCGCCAAGGTAAAAAGCACTTAAGATTAGCCGGACAAGGAATTCATGAGATTGATTTGCTTTTAGCTGCGGATTTAGTGGATACGATTGATATTACTTATATTGGCTGGGAGGTGTATGGCATATCAAACATTTTGCGCCGGGCTGTAGAGTCGGGTCGAGTCAAGACTGCTGATTGGTCCAATGGTGCGATTACCTGGCGATTTAAGGCCGCTGCGATGGGGGTGCCGTTTCTGCCAACTTTTTCTATGTTGGGCACTGATACCTTAAAGTATAGCGCTGCTAAAGTCGTGAAATGTCCTTTTACTGGTCAGCCGGTTGTATTGCTGCCAGCATTATTTTTAGATGTGGGGCTAATCCATGTGCATCGGGCTGATAAATATGGCAACTGCCAAATCGAAGGTATTTCTGGCTTTGCCTTTGAGCTGGCTCGCGCTAGTAAGAAGCTAATTGTCAGTGCTGAAGAAATCATTGATACCGAAGAGATCCGAAAATATCCCGAGCATACGATTATTCCTTACTTTTTAGTAGATGCGGTAGTGCATGCGCCATTTGGTTCACATCCGGGTGAGATGTGTTATCGTTACTGGCGGGACGAAGAGCATCTGAAAAAATTTTTAGAGGATTCCAAGGATCCGGAGAAGACCAAAGCTTATCTTGATAAGTATGTGTATGGCGTCAAAAATCACCAGGAATATTTAGAATTAATTGGCGAGGAGAGATTACAAAAACTAAAACAGATGATTGGGGGTCGCTAA
- a CDS encoding carboxypeptidase-like regulatory domain-containing protein — protein MKRIILLISVITSLTYSSPAIYGGRGLYFTYDAITEELGLLQASFYATVSRNASEFTGNFIVPNLSYTPGRFLEIFFATAQNWQARITFPNITNSHFTSQLTSRLVGGKLAFPYIKVLKFGALAKYFWNHNGSQNNDPGLHWDGLLNLRFKELLSGLPDLLVNYGESHNYRYFRGALEIIGEKGIIFAEANTKCAKSATNLYSELKDNLVLVPGIKLNLTAHAYFSLGVQLTNLTQNLNYQIITGLNLGGTFFRPATIKRALLVGNVYDIYTNRRLAATVRILDLPKLSPVKTQELTGMFKFSDIPIGIHTIMITAPGYETLATPITIEANKINTYDFKLKPLVVLGIISGTIYDFTTNQPLEATVIVNSREYQSDSVTGAFRIDSVPQGVVTIEVKRPGYYPKRQTIIVDGNKVNQIDFSLVKSQANGILTGTVTDKITGKPIQAKISFVNSELPVLYTDSLTGIFYSEVPVSHYQMIVSADGYIAQILNVVIDKNRTTDLQIKLIPKENKAIFTGKVSCEKTQKALYAKIVFRDVLLDTIYADSLSGVFFAEVPAGEYNIEVQATGYEPLQTTVSLSQAEPKEYNFALKPEE, from the coding sequence ATGAAACGAATCATATTACTAATTAGTGTTATCACGAGCTTAACTTACAGTTCACCAGCAATTTATGGTGGCCGAGGGCTTTATTTTACTTATGATGCGATCACTGAAGAGTTAGGGCTGCTTCAAGCATCGTTTTATGCCACGGTGTCGCGCAATGCTTCGGAGTTTACTGGCAATTTTATTGTGCCCAATCTCAGTTATACTCCCGGAAGATTTTTAGAGATATTTTTTGCCACGGCGCAAAATTGGCAGGCCAGGATTACATTTCCCAATATTACTAACTCCCACTTTACCTCACAGCTTACCAGCCGGTTAGTGGGTGGCAAGCTGGCATTTCCCTATATCAAGGTTTTGAAGTTTGGAGCTTTAGCCAAATATTTTTGGAACCATAACGGTAGCCAGAATAACGATCCGGGTTTACACTGGGATGGTCTTTTAAATCTGCGATTTAAAGAGTTATTATCAGGGCTACCGGATTTATTAGTAAATTATGGCGAAAGCCATAACTATCGCTATTTCCGTGGTGCTCTGGAGATAATCGGTGAGAAGGGAATAATATTTGCGGAAGCCAATACCAAGTGCGCAAAAAGTGCCACCAATCTTTATTCCGAGCTAAAAGATAACTTAGTCCTTGTGCCAGGCATAAAACTTAATCTCACAGCGCATGCTTACTTTAGCTTAGGTGTCCAGTTAACTAATTTAACTCAAAACCTAAATTATCAGATAATAACCGGACTTAACCTGGGAGGCACTTTCTTTCGGCCAGCCACCATCAAGCGTGCACTATTAGTGGGCAATGTCTATGATATCTATACCAACCGCCGATTAGCCGCCACCGTGCGCATATTAGATTTGCCGAAACTTTCGCCGGTAAAGACCCAAGAGTTAACGGGTATGTTTAAGTTTTCTGATATTCCCATCGGAATTCATACAATAATGATTACGGCCCCGGGCTATGAGACTTTAGCTACGCCGATCACAATTGAGGCCAATAAAATTAATACCTATGATTTTAAACTGAAACCCCTGGTCGTCTTAGGAATCATTTCCGGGACGATTTATGACTTCACCACCAACCAGCCATTAGAGGCTACGGTTATTGTAAATAGTCGCGAATATCAGTCTGATTCGGTAACTGGAGCCTTCCGTATTGATAGCGTGCCCCAGGGCGTCGTGACCATTGAAGTTAAACGGCCTGGTTATTATCCCAAGCGTCAGACAATTATTGTGGATGGTAATAAAGTTAATCAAATAGATTTCTCTTTGGTAAAAAGTCAAGCCAATGGGATTCTTACCGGCACCGTTACCGATAAGATCACCGGTAAGCCGATCCAAGCTAAGATTAGTTTCGTGAATAGTGAACTGCCAGTATTATATACCGATAGTCTTACGGGAATATTTTATTCTGAGGTCCCGGTGTCCCATTATCAGATGATTGTTTCAGCTGATGGTTATATTGCTCAGATTTTAAATGTCGTAATCGACAAGAACCGGACTACAGATTTACAAATCAAACTGATTCCTAAAGAGAATAAAGCGATCTTTACCGGTAAGGTGAGCTGTGAGAAGACCCAGAAAGCACTCTATGCTAAGATTGTTTTCCGTGATGTATTGCTTGATACCATCTATGCTGATTCCTTAAGTGGTGTGTTCTTTGCCGAAGTGCCTGCGGGGGAATATAATATCGAAGTGCAAGCCACCGGTTATGAGCCACTTCAGACGACTGTTTCACTTTCCCAGGCTGAACCTAAAGAATATAATTTTGCCTTAAAGCCCGAGGAATAA
- a CDS encoding CoA-transferase, whose protein sequence is MVEYNETELLICIAARLMENKMIAFVGTGIPMLAAALAKKMHAPELVVAFEFGGFGASLEKLPLGVGDSRTFHKAFLASGICDAMETAQRGFIEYGFLGGAQIDMYGNLNTTVIGDYYRPKVRLPGSGGANDVGSHCWKTIAIMRQHDKKRFVKKLDFLTTPGYLTGPGAREKAGLPPDTGPYRVVSNLGLMGYHPESKRMMLLKTNPGVSIEQVLENTEFEMLVASQVGVNEPPTPEELRILREEVDPDRLYI, encoded by the coding sequence ATGGTTGAATATAATGAGACCGAACTTTTGATCTGTATCGCAGCTCGACTAATGGAAAATAAGATGATTGCCTTTGTTGGCACCGGCATCCCGATGCTGGCGGCAGCCTTGGCCAAGAAGATGCATGCCCCAGAGCTAGTGGTGGCATTTGAGTTCGGTGGTTTTGGAGCTAGTTTGGAGAAGCTACCTTTAGGAGTTGGTGATTCTCGTACCTTTCATAAGGCCTTTTTGGCCAGTGGCATTTGTGATGCGATGGAGACCGCCCAACGCGGTTTTATTGAATATGGCTTTTTAGGTGGTGCGCAGATCGATATGTACGGTAACCTCAATACTACAGTAATCGGTGATTACTATCGACCAAAGGTCAGACTACCGGGCTCAGGCGGTGCTAACGATGTTGGGTCGCACTGCTGGAAAACCATCGCGATTATGCGTCAGCACGATAAAAAACGTTTTGTGAAAAAACTGGACTTTCTAACCACACCTGGTTATCTTACAGGTCCGGGCGCTCGCGAAAAGGCTGGCTTACCGCCGGATACCGGGCCTTATCGGGTAGTAAGTAATTTAGGGTTAATGGGCTATCATCCCGAGTCGAAACGGATGATGCTCCTTAAAACTAATCCTGGAGTAAGTATTGAGCAGGTGTTAGAAAATACGGAATTTGAGATGCTTGTGGCGAGCCAAGTTGGTGTTAACGAACCCCCGACACCCGAGGAACTGCGAATCCTCCGCGAAGAAGTTGACCCAGACCGGTTATATATTTAA
- a CDS encoding acyl-CoA dehydrogenase, with product MNFDLTENQRLIQETMRKFAQEELEPKASEIDRSGEFPVENLKKLAELGMLGMIVPEEYGGAGLDFVSLAIAIEEISKACATTGVITAVHNSLACYSILAFGREDQKQRYLVDLASGKKLGAFALTEQNAGSDPASLETTARLSGDYYILNGTKRFITSATHADIFIVFASVDRSKTHKGICAFIVERNTPGLSIGKHEELMGMRGSGNSEVIFEDCAVPKENLLGEEGAGFKIAMQLIDTSRIDIGAQAVGIAQGAFEKALAYSKERKQFGRAICEFEMIQAKLAEMASKIEAARLLTYYAAYLKDKGEKQISKASAIAKLYASTIAVEVTREAVQIFGGYGYTKDYPVERYYREAKCLEIYEGTSEIQKIVIARNLLS from the coding sequence ATGAATTTTGATTTAACTGAGAATCAAAGGTTGATTCAAGAAACTATGCGCAAGTTTGCTCAAGAGGAGCTTGAGCCCAAAGCTAGTGAAATTGACCGCAGTGGTGAGTTCCCGGTCGAAAATCTTAAAAAACTTGCGGAGTTAGGAATGCTGGGCATGATTGTCCCCGAGGAGTATGGTGGTGCCGGTTTGGATTTTGTGAGTTTAGCTATTGCTATTGAAGAGATCTCCAAAGCTTGTGCCACCACCGGGGTGATAACTGCGGTGCACAATTCTTTAGCCTGTTATTCAATTCTTGCCTTTGGGCGCGAGGACCAAAAACAGCGTTATCTAGTTGATTTAGCCTCGGGTAAGAAACTGGGCGCCTTTGCTTTAACCGAACAAAATGCCGGCTCAGACCCAGCCAGCTTAGAAACTACGGCTCGGCTCAGCGGTGATTATTATATTCTAAACGGCACTAAAAGATTTATCACCAGTGCCACGCATGCTGACATTTTTATTGTCTTTGCTAGTGTCGACCGCTCTAAGACGCATAAGGGCATCTGTGCGTTTATTGTCGAGCGTAATACTCCAGGGCTTAGTATCGGTAAACATGAAGAGTTAATGGGAATGCGCGGTAGTGGTAATAGTGAGGTGATCTTTGAGGATTGCGCGGTGCCGAAGGAAAATTTATTAGGTGAGGAAGGCGCAGGATTTAAGATCGCGATGCAGTTGATTGATACTTCACGGATTGATATCGGAGCGCAAGCCGTAGGTATTGCCCAGGGGGCATTTGAGAAGGCCCTTGCGTACAGTAAGGAACGTAAACAGTTCGGACGGGCAATCTGTGAGTTTGAGATGATTCAAGCCAAGCTGGCTGAGATGGCAAGCAAAATCGAAGCAGCCCGACTTCTCACCTATTATGCCGCCTATCTAAAAGATAAAGGGGAGAAGCAAATCTCAAAGGCCTCAGCAATTGCTAAGCTGTATGCGTCAACAATCGCAGTTGAAGTTACCCGTGAAGCTGTGCAGATCTTTGGGGGCTATGGTTATACTAAGGACTATCCGGTGGAAAGGTACTATCGCGAAGCCAAATGTCTAGAGATCTATGAAGGTACCTCAGAGATTCAAAAGATTGTTATTGCGCGGAATTTATTAAGCTAA
- a CDS encoding acyl-CoA dehydrogenase family protein: MTIKIDGPKLATQYDEFRVEVRQFAEEIILPRAYEIYVKEEFPLDIIRQLAQKGYLGIPYPTEYGGLGLDYLSYAIAAEEISRICPSTGLTLCAHTSLGTYPIYRYGTEAQKRKYLTKLARGEYLGAFGLTEPNAGSDASGIETTVKKTTDGYILNGAKRFITSAEFAGTVIVAATHDRSLGVQGISCFIVEQGTPGFSIGRREDKLGLRASNTVELNFDECFIPKENLLGKEGEGYPIFMETLDGGRISIAAHALGIAQGALDYGLTWLSSRKLKSQQISKIIADATTHIYAARLMVYDAAQKKDLGYRADQEAAMAKLYASELATWVSGEIIRMVGFEALRDEALVSRFYRDAKLSEIGEGTSEIMRLIIAREMIRKFKGEEKPDVFNKAKS; this comes from the coding sequence ATGACAATCAAGATCGACGGACCGAAACTAGCCACGCAATACGACGAGTTCCGAGTAGAGGTTCGGCAATTTGCTGAAGAGATCATTCTTCCTCGAGCCTATGAGATATATGTAAAAGAAGAATTTCCATTAGATATTATACGGCAATTAGCCCAAAAAGGCTATTTGGGAATTCCCTATCCTACCGAGTATGGGGGATTAGGACTAGATTATTTAAGCTATGCCATTGCCGCTGAAGAGATTTCTCGAATCTGTCCCTCAACCGGTCTTACCCTGTGTGCCCATACTTCGTTGGGGACTTATCCAATTTATCGCTATGGCACTGAGGCCCAAAAAAGAAAATATTTGACTAAATTGGCCCGTGGCGAGTATCTGGGGGCATTTGGTCTTACCGAGCCTAATGCCGGTTCTGATGCCTCGGGAATCGAGACCACAGTCAAGAAAACTACCGATGGTTATATCCTAAATGGTGCTAAAAGATTTATCACCTCCGCAGAATTTGCCGGCACGGTTATTGTAGCAGCAACCCACGACAGAAGTTTGGGAGTTCAGGGCATCAGTTGTTTTATTGTCGAACAGGGAACTCCGGGCTTTAGTATTGGTCGTCGCGAAGATAAGTTGGGGCTTCGGGCCTCAAATACCGTAGAGCTTAATTTTGACGAATGTTTTATACCTAAAGAAAATCTTTTAGGTAAGGAGGGCGAGGGTTATCCGATATTCATGGAGACCTTAGATGGCGGTCGCATAAGCATCGCGGCCCATGCCTTAGGAATTGCTCAAGGTGCCTTAGACTATGGATTAACTTGGCTGAGTAGTCGGAAGTTAAAATCCCAGCAGATCTCAAAGATTATTGCCGATGCTACGACGCACATTTATGCCGCACGTCTTATGGTTTATGATGCCGCACAGAAAAAAGATCTAGGCTATCGAGCCGATCAAGAAGCGGCCATGGCTAAACTTTATGCCTCAGAGCTTGCCACTTGGGTGTCTGGTGAGATAATTCGTATGGTTGGTTTTGAAGCTTTACGAGATGAGGCTTTAGTTTCCAGATTCTATCGCGATGCTAAGTTGTCTGAGATTGGTGAGGGTACCTCAGAGATTATGCGGCTGATTATCGCGCGGGAGATGATCAGAAAATTTAAGGGCGAAGAAAAGCCTGATGTGTTTAATAAAGCCAAATCATAG